In Lytechinus variegatus isolate NC3 chromosome 12, Lvar_3.0, whole genome shotgun sequence, a single window of DNA contains:
- the LOC121425112 gene encoding homeobox protein Hmx-like: MNETQFTKDAKADKIERGVLSEERFEDEMEHSDQNNKVTSFSILDILGKSRENSKTCKIPVASSSPRSTSESPSKPSNLLTVAYPFHPKHRHHVHHKGEYLRHQMSHDHMMRHHHHHHHHHPRQHPYHPLSHTKDSTKDKPSDNSHAGDFVLTEKQKLALRLQSPPHPPSHLRRQLESFDHHIDEETDDREDHIDPVDELFTIKRESFHDGRTISSLKVDVDSQSIHGNGVDEEDDEEMTRSRQSPSQCSSPISSGIDHDSRYDDDVQSSSSKTRKKRSRAAFSHAQVFELERRFSHQRYLSGPERADLAAALKLTEQQVKIWFQNRRYKTKRKQMAAEMMSPLPAKKVAVKVLFKDSHHLPIPHHPHHPMGFTPAGIEHLLPASIAHLYPQLAAYHPSANPLYHYSSALHGVLYGH, translated from the exons ATGAACGAGACTCAATTTACCAAAGACGCGAAAGCAGATAAAATTGAGCGAGGTGTCTTGAGCGAAGAACGTTTTGAGGACGAAATGGAACACAGCGACCAGAATAACAAAGTCACATCTTTTTCTATTTTGGATATCTTGGGAAAATCCAGAGAAAACAGTAAAACGTGCAAGATCCCTGTTGCCTCATCATCGCCCAGATCAACGTCGGAATCTCCATCGAAACCATCGAACTTATTAACTGTAGCATACCCTTTTCATCCTAAGCATCGTCATCATGTTCATCACAAAGGGGAATATCTTCGTCATCAGATGTCACACGATCACATGATGcgacatcaccaccaccaccaccatcatcatcctcgtcaaCATCCGTATCATCCATTGTCGCATACAAAAGACTCCACAAAAGATAAACCATCAGACAATTCACATGCAGGTGATTTCGTGCTCACTGAGAAACAAAAACTTGCCTTGCGTCTTCAATCACCACCCCATCCTCCGAGCCATCTGCGTCGGCAGCTCGAATCATTCGACCACCATATCGACGAGGAGACTGATGATCGCGAAGACCACATCGATCCGGTCGATGAACTTTTCACCATCAAGCGAGAATCATTTCACGATGGAAGGACGATTTCCTCCTTGAAAGTGGATGTTGACTCTCAAAGTATCCATGGTAACGGCGTCGATGAGGAGGATGACGAGGAGATGACGAGAAGTCGACAATCTCCTTCTCAGTGTTCGTCACCCATCTCTTCAG GAATCGACCACGATTCAAGGTATGACGACGACGTCCAGTCGTCATCGTCGAAGACCAGAAAGAAGCGATCACGAGCAGCGTTCTCCCACGCTCAGGTTTTCGAGCTCGAGCGGAGGTTCAGCCACCAGCGCTACCTGTCTGGCCCCGAGCGAGCCGACCTCGCTGCCGCTCTCAAACTCACAGAACAGCAGGTCAAGATCTGGTTTCAGAACCGACGATACAAGACCAAGAGAAAACAGATGGCAGCCGAGATGATGTCGCCGTTGCCTGCCAAGAAAGTCGCCGTCAAGGTCCTCTTTAAGGACTCCCATCATCTTCCGattcctcatcatcctcatcatcccaTGGGTTTTACACCAGCCGGCATCGAGCATCTCTTGCCGGCATCCATTGCTCATCTCTACCCGCAACTCGCCGCCTACCACCCATCCGCCAACCCGTTATATCACTACTCAAGTGCTTTGCACGGTGTTCTCTATGGACACTGA